In the genome of Persephonella sp. KM09-Lau-8, one region contains:
- the alaS gene encoding alanine--tRNA ligase, with protein MRPLSANEIRESFLKYFEEKGHTRVKSASIIPENDPTLLFVNAGMVPFKNVFLGLEKRPYKRATSCQKVFRVSGKHNDLDNVGYTPRHHTFFEMLGNFSFGDYFKKEAIEFAWEYLTKVLQIPEEKLQVSVFEEDDEAYEIWNKVIGLPEEKIHRLGVEDNFWSMGETGPCGPSSEIYFDKGEEYGNPQLGAPDDNRYLEIWNLVFMQYNRDETGKLTPLPHPNIDTGMGLERIASVLQNVSSNYETDLFMPIIRFAEDISGKEYKPDQPQSPETVAMRVIADHLRAITFLISDGVFPANEGRGYVLRRILRRALRYGKELGIERPFLFEGIDVVIDIFKEPYPELIGNRGFIKGLVKAEEERFIKTLRRGMDILYEIIEKAKKEGRHHITGKEVFMLYDTYGFPVDLVEDIARDNNFGVDIGEYYKLLEEQRERARASWKSQAKEVKKVYLDAKNSLPENQFVGYEKLEVEDAKILEVIKDENFVDTLHEGETGEVILDITPFYPEKGGQVGDKGVLEGDGFLFEVLDTQTPVEGIIVHKGKVLYGNLKKGETVHAKVDKEKRQDTMRHHTATHLLHAALRNILGDHVKQAGSLVHPDYLRFDFTHFEALSDEEIKRIEELVNEEIMKNEPVVCREMPIDEALKAGAIAIFEEKYGDVVRVISAGISTELCGGTHVSRTGDIGYFKIISESAVASGTRRIEAVAGRKAVEKAIKEHFLIKDIMKSLTAKEDQIIDRIESLKLKVKELERELESIKKKSIVDRITEILTVVDKGEYKAAYGKVENLAPNELRDLADVARAKLGKSVVLLASVDKEKGKVNLIAAVSKELTDKIKAGDIIKQIAPIVGGKGGGRPDMAQGGGTDINKIDEAFKKFEEIV; from the coding sequence TTGAGACCTTTAAGTGCAAATGAGATTAGAGAAAGCTTTTTAAAATATTTTGAAGAAAAGGGACACACAAGAGTAAAATCTGCCTCTATTATACCTGAAAATGACCCTACCCTTTTGTTTGTAAATGCAGGAATGGTGCCTTTCAAAAATGTTTTCTTAGGTCTTGAAAAAAGGCCATACAAAAGGGCTACATCCTGCCAGAAAGTTTTCAGAGTTTCAGGGAAGCATAATGACCTTGATAATGTAGGTTATACCCCAAGACACCATACATTCTTTGAGATGCTGGGAAATTTCTCTTTTGGGGATTATTTCAAAAAAGAAGCAATAGAGTTTGCATGGGAATACCTTACAAAAGTCCTCCAGATACCAGAGGAAAAACTGCAAGTTTCTGTTTTTGAAGAGGATGATGAAGCCTATGAAATATGGAATAAAGTTATAGGCCTTCCAGAAGAAAAAATACACAGATTAGGAGTTGAAGACAACTTCTGGTCAATGGGAGAAACAGGTCCCTGCGGTCCTTCCTCAGAAATATATTTTGATAAAGGGGAGGAATACGGAAATCCACAGCTTGGAGCCCCAGACGACAACAGATACCTTGAGATATGGAACCTTGTTTTTATGCAGTATAACAGGGATGAAACAGGAAAACTAACACCTCTTCCACACCCTAATATAGACACGGGGATGGGACTTGAAAGGATAGCCTCTGTCCTGCAAAATGTTTCCTCAAACTATGAAACAGACCTGTTTATGCCAATTATAAGATTTGCTGAAGATATAAGTGGGAAAGAGTATAAACCAGACCAGCCCCAATCTCCTGAAACTGTTGCAATGAGGGTTATTGCAGACCATCTGAGAGCTATAACATTTCTTATATCAGACGGGGTTTTCCCTGCTAATGAAGGAAGAGGATACGTTCTCAGGAGAATTCTCAGAAGGGCTTTAAGATACGGAAAAGAACTTGGAATAGAAAGACCTTTCCTTTTTGAAGGAATAGATGTTGTTATAGATATATTCAAAGAGCCTTACCCGGAGCTAATAGGAAACAGAGGATTTATAAAAGGGCTTGTGAAGGCTGAAGAGGAAAGATTTATAAAAACCCTCCGCAGAGGAATGGATATTTTGTATGAAATCATAGAAAAAGCCAAAAAAGAAGGCAGACATCATATAACAGGAAAAGAAGTGTTTATGCTTTATGATACTTACGGATTTCCTGTTGACCTTGTTGAAGATATAGCAAGGGATAACAACTTTGGGGTTGATATAGGAGAGTATTACAAACTTCTTGAAGAACAAAGGGAAAGGGCAAGAGCTTCATGGAAGTCTCAGGCAAAAGAGGTTAAAAAAGTTTACCTTGATGCTAAGAACAGCCTTCCAGAAAACCAGTTTGTAGGGTATGAGAAACTTGAAGTAGAAGACGCAAAGATACTTGAAGTCATAAAAGATGAAAACTTTGTGGATACTCTTCACGAAGGAGAAACAGGAGAGGTTATCCTTGATATAACACCTTTCTATCCAGAAAAAGGTGGTCAGGTTGGAGATAAAGGGGTTTTAGAAGGAGATGGATTTTTATTTGAAGTTTTAGATACCCAGACCCCAGTTGAAGGAATAATCGTCCACAAAGGAAAAGTCCTGTATGGAAATCTGAAAAAAGGCGAAACTGTTCACGCAAAAGTTGACAAGGAAAAAAGACAGGACACAATGAGACACCATACAGCCACGCACCTGCTCCATGCAGCACTGAGAAATATACTTGGAGACCATGTAAAACAGGCAGGTTCTCTGGTTCACCCTGATTATTTAAGATTTGATTTCACACATTTTGAGGCTTTATCAGATGAAGAGATTAAAAGAATTGAAGAGCTTGTAAATGAAGAGATTATGAAAAATGAGCCTGTTGTATGCAGAGAAATGCCTATAGATGAAGCTCTCAAAGCTGGGGCTATAGCAATTTTTGAAGAAAAATACGGAGATGTTGTCCGTGTTATATCAGCAGGAATATCAACAGAACTTTGCGGCGGAACCCATGTATCAAGAACAGGAGATATAGGATACTTCAAAATCATATCTGAAAGTGCAGTAGCTTCAGGAACAAGAAGAATAGAGGCTGTGGCAGGTAGAAAAGCTGTAGAAAAAGCTATAAAAGAGCATTTCCTGATAAAAGATATAATGAAGTCCCTAACAGCCAAAGAAGACCAGATTATAGACAGAATAGAAAGTCTGAAACTAAAAGTAAAAGAGCTTGAAAGGGAGCTTGAAAGCATAAAGAAAAAGTCCATTGTTGACAGAATAACAGAAATACTGACAGTTGTTGATAAAGGGGAATATAAAGCTGCTTACGGAAAGGTTGAAAATCTTGCACCAAACGAGCTTAGGGACTTAGCTGATGTGGCAAGGGCAAAACTTGGAAAGTCTGTTGTCTTGCTGGCATCTGTAGATAAAGAAAAAGGTAAGGTAAACCTTATAGCTGCCGTTTCAAAAGAGCTCACAGACAAAATAAAAGCAGGAGATATAATAAAACAGATTGCTCCAATAGTTGGTGGAAAAGGTGGCGGAAGACCAGACATGGCACAGGGCGGCGGAACAGATATTAATAAAATAGATGAGGCCTTTAAAAAGTTTGAAGAAATTGTTTAA
- a CDS encoding radical SAM protein — translation MKVETVIEDQLNKLLEVKTDDQFTVEAVYYRGDTLCVSSQLGCPVRCSFCASGMNGLIRNLSADEIILQYELAVEDGLDIKNIAFAGIGEPLLNWENVKKAFWYFKEKGLKCSFYTTGFPVKHLKELLELPHNGVNISFHGVDTQKRKQIIPYGEPLEKIIPVLKEHLLKLSNRKRKMYNIAYLLINGVNDSPEELEKLSQIAKELGIGISLLKYNEIEGIPYKTTSDEEYEKAFLFLKNKGIRVTLSNKYRTRKIGGCGTLMVNRLKTAKEC, via the coding sequence ATGAAGGTAGAAACTGTAATAGAAGACCAGCTTAATAAATTATTGGAAGTAAAGACCGACGACCAGTTCACAGTGGAAGCCGTTTACTATAGAGGAGATACTCTGTGTGTATCATCCCAGCTTGGTTGTCCAGTCAGATGCTCCTTCTGTGCTTCTGGGATGAATGGGCTAATCAGAAATCTATCTGCAGATGAAATAATTTTACAGTATGAACTGGCAGTAGAAGATGGACTTGATATTAAAAATATTGCCTTTGCAGGTATCGGAGAACCTCTTCTTAACTGGGAAAATGTCAAAAAGGCATTCTGGTATTTTAAAGAAAAAGGGCTGAAATGCTCTTTTTATACAACAGGTTTTCCTGTTAAGCATCTTAAAGAACTACTTGAACTACCCCATAATGGGGTTAATATATCCTTTCATGGCGTTGATACCCAGAAAAGAAAACAGATAATTCCTTATGGAGAACCACTGGAAAAAATAATTCCTGTTTTAAAAGAACATTTATTAAAACTATCAAACAGAAAAAGAAAGATGTATAACATCGCATATCTGCTGATTAATGGAGTTAATGATTCACCTGAGGAATTGGAGAAACTATCCCAGATAGCTAAGGAATTAGGTATAGGAATATCCCTGCTTAAATACAATGAGATAGAAGGTATTCCATATAAAACCACCTCTGATGAAGAGTATGAAAAAGCTTTTCTATTCCTGAAAAATAAAGGTATCAGGGTTACTTTATCAAATAAATACAGAACAAGAAAAATAGGTGGCTGTGGCACACTTATGGTAAACAGGCTTAAAACTGCTAAAGAGTGTTGA
- a CDS encoding IclR family transcriptional regulator encodes MYRKRTKKDYIVHNVALAFDILFFIAKNSEVSLEEIEKNIDASLYQIEKILEVLINRGYVNYNPKRKTYSLGIKNFEVGYSYLSHVDLRNIARPYLQYLGEKFQENVYLAVRSGFEIVYIDAYEVNRPVVVKSRVGRLLPLYASASGKVHLADMDEDELEEFFREEKLVPYTSKTITDKDELLKHIQMVKENGYAIDDEEWEEEVRCLSVPVRDHTGRVVAAMTLSAPSWRIPYEELTGKVKDEFIKKSEELSERLGYTQE; translated from the coding sequence ATGTATAGAAAAAGAACAAAAAAAGATTACATTGTCCACAACGTAGCTTTAGCATTTGATATCCTTTTTTTTATTGCCAAAAACTCCGAAGTATCCCTTGAAGAAATAGAAAAAAATATAGATGCCTCTCTGTATCAAATAGAAAAAATCCTTGAGGTTCTTATAAACAGAGGATATGTAAACTATAATCCAAAGAGAAAAACATACTCCCTTGGAATAAAAAATTTTGAGGTCGGTTATTCTTATCTGTCCCATGTAGACCTTAGAAACATAGCACGTCCGTATCTTCAGTATTTAGGTGAAAAATTTCAGGAAAATGTTTATCTGGCTGTTAGAAGCGGTTTTGAGATAGTTTATATTGATGCATATGAGGTTAACAGGCCTGTTGTTGTTAAATCAAGGGTTGGAAGACTGCTTCCCCTATATGCTTCAGCTTCAGGGAAAGTTCATCTGGCAGATATGGATGAGGATGAGCTGGAGGAGTTTTTCAGAGAGGAAAAACTTGTTCCATATACATCAAAAACAATAACAGACAAAGATGAACTCTTAAAACATATACAAATGGTTAAAGAAAATGGATATGCAATAGATGATGAGGAATGGGAAGAAGAGGTTAGATGTCTTTCTGTTCCGGTCAGAGACCATACAGGTAGAGTAGTGGCTGCTATGACTTTATCTGCTCCATCGTGGAGAATTCCTTATGAGGAATTAACAGGCAAAGTCAAAGATGAATTTATCAAAAAATCTGAAGAATTATCAGAGAGATTAGGTTATACGCAAGAATGA
- the dapE gene encoding succinyl-diaminopimelate desuccinylase has translation MKEKLIKYLKDLVEIPSVIGNEKEIADYTQNFVERYFPSSNIIRYNNSLMVFDEIDPSKKTLALVGHLDTVPGENDFTGQVIDGRLYGLGASDMKGGLAVMMGLMDYFSNKEKRFNLIYVFYEKEEGPYVDNGLEPLLSEFDIIQKADLAIALEPTDNKVQVGCLGTLHASIIFKGKRAHSARPWQGENAIHKAADFLKRLADYGIHEYEFDGMKFLEVMNATMVEFSGGRNIIPDKFVINVNYRFAPGKTIEQAKEDVLKLVNGEAEVEFTDLCPSGNVCLYNPVLSELIEKYSLPVEAKQAWTDVARLSLYGIDAVNFGPGEAAQAHQKNENIPLENLYKNFEILSDFIKVEK, from the coding sequence ATGAAAGAAAAACTGATTAAATATCTGAAAGACCTTGTTGAAATCCCATCTGTTATAGGAAATGAAAAAGAGATAGCCGATTACACACAAAATTTTGTAGAAAGATATTTTCCCTCCTCAAATATAATCAGATATAACAACTCTTTAATGGTTTTTGATGAAATAGACCCATCTAAGAAAACCCTTGCACTTGTTGGTCATCTGGATACTGTTCCTGGGGAAAATGATTTTACAGGTCAAGTTATAGATGGCCGTCTTTATGGACTTGGTGCTTCCGATATGAAAGGTGGCCTTGCTGTAATGATGGGATTGATGGATTATTTTTCAAATAAAGAAAAAAGATTTAATCTAATATATGTTTTTTATGAGAAAGAAGAAGGTCCTTATGTTGATAATGGTTTAGAGCCGCTTTTATCAGAGTTTGATATTATTCAAAAAGCTGACCTTGCGATAGCTCTTGAGCCTACAGATAACAAAGTTCAGGTTGGCTGTCTTGGAACGCTTCACGCTTCTATTATTTTCAAAGGAAAGAGAGCCCATTCAGCCCGTCCATGGCAGGGAGAAAATGCAATTCATAAAGCAGCAGATTTCCTGAAAAGGCTTGCAGACTACGGGATACATGAGTATGAGTTTGATGGAATGAAATTTTTAGAAGTTATGAATGCCACAATGGTTGAGTTTTCAGGAGGAAGAAATATAATTCCGGATAAATTTGTTATTAATGTTAACTATCGCTTTGCTCCGGGGAAAACCATCGAACAGGCTAAAGAGGATGTTTTAAAACTGGTAAATGGTGAAGCAGAGGTTGAATTCACAGACCTTTGTCCTTCTGGAAATGTTTGTCTGTATAATCCTGTTTTATCAGAACTTATAGAAAAATACTCTCTTCCTGTTGAGGCCAAGCAGGCATGGACAGATGTTGCAAGACTGTCTCTTTATGGTATAGATGCTGTCAATTTTGGTCCTGGAGAAGCAGCTCAGGCACATCAAAAAAATGAAAATATCCCACTTGAGAACCTCTACAAAAACTTTGAGATACTGTCTGATTTTATTAAGGTAGAAAAATAA
- the trpE gene encoding anthranilate synthase component I, which yields MSVNLSLEEFKKLATEYNVIPVYKEILLDLDTPLSVFLKIFSPGRFSFLFESVEQGENIGRYSFIGSSLPVYIKTKKTFAEFYNNGQIECKNTTDPIDELKNHLQKYKPAKFEDLPPFWGGFVGYVGYDVISFYEPVPDTKPDTLKLPDIFFFLSDEVIAFDNVKKTIKIIVSAILEPEDDIEEKYNETLNRINEIENRLNREVKLNRLPIINIKDVDISKWKSNFKKEDFLKAVEKCKYYIREGDIIQVVISQRFHKKLKTDPINVYRAVRAINPSPYLFYLDFRDIKLIGSSPEILVSVKDGKIQTKPIAGTRPRGKTPEEDKKLAEELISDEKERAEHLMLVDLARNDVGKVAKAGSVKVDRFMYIENYSHVMHIVSDVSGELKEGLHPLDVLKSVFPVGTVSGAPKVRAMQIIEELEPEKRGPYAGAVGYISFDGNLDTAIAIRTAIVRKDDIYVQAGAGIVADSIPENEYQETVNKAKALIKAIEIAENV from the coding sequence ATGTCTGTAAATCTTTCCCTTGAAGAATTTAAAAAGCTTGCAACAGAATACAATGTAATCCCTGTTTATAAAGAAATACTACTTGATTTAGATACTCCCCTGTCAGTATTTTTAAAAATTTTTTCTCCTGGGAGATTTAGCTTCTTATTTGAAAGCGTTGAACAGGGAGAAAATATAGGAAGATACTCTTTTATAGGCTCTTCTTTACCTGTTTACATAAAAACCAAAAAAACATTCGCAGAATTTTATAACAATGGCCAGATAGAATGTAAAAATACAACAGACCCAATAGACGAACTAAAAAATCATCTCCAAAAATACAAACCTGCAAAGTTTGAAGACCTTCCACCATTTTGGGGTGGTTTTGTTGGTTATGTTGGATATGATGTGATTTCTTTTTATGAGCCTGTTCCGGATACCAAACCGGATACTTTAAAACTCCCTGATATTTTCTTTTTTCTTAGCGATGAGGTAATTGCATTTGATAATGTGAAAAAAACAATAAAAATCATAGTCAGTGCTATATTAGAGCCTGAGGACGACATAGAAGAAAAATACAATGAAACATTAAATAGAATTAATGAGATTGAAAACAGGCTAAACCGTGAAGTAAAGCTAAATAGACTACCTATAATAAATATAAAAGATGTTGATATTAGCAAATGGAAATCAAATTTCAAAAAAGAGGATTTTCTAAAAGCTGTTGAAAAATGTAAATATTACATCAGAGAAGGGGATATTATTCAGGTTGTTATTTCCCAGAGATTTCATAAAAAACTCAAAACAGACCCTATTAATGTTTACAGGGCAGTGAGGGCAATAAATCCTTCTCCATATCTTTTTTATCTGGATTTCAGGGATATTAAGCTGATAGGTTCTTCCCCCGAAATTCTGGTTTCTGTAAAAGATGGAAAAATACAGACAAAACCTATAGCTGGAACAAGACCAAGAGGAAAAACACCAGAAGAAGATAAAAAACTTGCAGAAGAGCTTATTTCTGATGAAAAAGAAAGGGCAGAACACCTTATGCTTGTTGATTTAGCAAGAAATGATGTTGGAAAAGTTGCAAAGGCAGGTAGCGTAAAGGTTGATAGATTTATGTATATTGAAAATTACTCCCACGTAATGCATATAGTTTCTGATGTTTCTGGCGAGTTAAAAGAGGGACTTCATCCCCTTGATGTGCTTAAATCAGTATTTCCTGTTGGAACTGTAAGCGGTGCCCCAAAGGTAAGAGCTATGCAGATTATAGAAGAGCTTGAACCAGAAAAGAGAGGCCCCTATGCCGGTGCAGTAGGATATATATCTTTTGATGGTAATCTGGATACAGCTATTGCAATAAGAACAGCTATTGTTAGAAAAGATGATATATATGTGCAGGCAGGAGCAGGGATTGTAGCAGACTCAATCCCTGAAAATGAATATCAGGAAACCGTAAATAAAGCAAAAGCCCTTATAAAAGCAATTGAAATAGCAGAGAATGTCTGA
- a CDS encoding Hsp20/alpha crystallin family protein — protein MDRRNLPAFGWNPFRELARIEQELNKVFNELVPTPKSGELVEVTTWNPRVDVYEKDNKLIIEAEIPGAKKEDVEVKIKDNAVVIKGEVKREEEEKDKTYYRTERFYGVFERVIPLPVEVKAEEAKASFENGVLKIEIPKAIEEKEVKIEVQ, from the coding sequence ATGGATAGAAGAAACCTACCAGCATTTGGATGGAACCCATTCAGAGAACTGGCAAGAATAGAACAGGAATTAAATAAAGTGTTTAATGAACTTGTTCCAACTCCAAAAAGTGGTGAACTTGTTGAAGTAACAACATGGAACCCAAGAGTAGATGTGTATGAAAAAGACAATAAACTAATTATTGAGGCTGAAATTCCAGGAGCTAAAAAAGAAGATGTTGAGGTTAAAATCAAAGACAACGCCGTGGTAATCAAAGGTGAAGTAAAAAGAGAAGAGGAAGAAAAAGATAAAACCTACTACAGAACAGAAAGATTCTACGGAGTATTTGAAAGAGTTATCCCATTACCAGTGGAAGTAAAAGCAGAAGAGGCTAAAGCTTCATTTGAAAACGGTGTTCTCAAAATAGAAATACCTAAAGCTATTGAAGAAAAAGAAGTTAAAATCGAAGTTCAATAA
- a CDS encoding tetratricopeptide repeat protein, translating to MQKIWNIKIGLLIGLLFIMFNFSFGENIKDLEKSCEKGNARVCFHLGSIYDNKDFKKALYFYEKSCDLDYPLACYDLGIIYFYGHNVGKNIKKALWFFKKACDLDYSFACNNLGVIYNQGIGIKRDYKKAKQLFEKACSLGDELACRNLMFMY from the coding sequence ATGCAAAAAATCTGGAATATAAAGATAGGTTTGCTTATAGGATTACTTTTTATAATGTTTAATTTCTCCTTTGGAGAAAATATTAAAGATTTAGAGAAATCCTGTGAGAAAGGAAATGCCAGAGTTTGCTTTCATTTAGGCTCAATTTATGATAATAAGGATTTCAAAAAAGCCCTTTATTTTTATGAAAAATCCTGTGATTTAGACTATCCTCTTGCATGTTATGACTTGGGGATAATCTATTTTTATGGACATAATGTGGGAAAAAATATAAAAAAGGCGCTATGGTTTTTCAAAAAAGCATGCGATTTGGATTATAGTTTTGCCTGTAACAATCTTGGGGTTATATATAATCAGGGAATAGGTATAAAGAGAGACTATAAAAAAGCAAAACAGCTTTTTGAAAAGGCATGTAGTTTAGGAGATGAGCTGGCCTGTAGAAACCTTATGTTTATGTATTAA
- a CDS encoding DUF190 domain-containing protein: protein MKIEGEAYLLRIFIGENDRIDGKLAYKRLVEIMRENDIAGATVLRGILGYGASSRIHAAGLLTLSGDLPVVIEAVDREEKIKKLIPEIEKHIQKGLITLEKVHVIKYVYDKS, encoded by the coding sequence ATGAAAATTGAGGGAGAAGCTTATTTACTGCGAATATTCATCGGAGAAAATGACAGAATTGATGGAAAACTGGCATATAAAAGACTTGTTGAAATTATGAGAGAAAATGATATAGCCGGTGCCACTGTTTTAAGGGGAATTCTTGGTTATGGAGCTTCAAGCAGGATACATGCAGCAGGGTTACTAACTCTTTCAGGGGATTTACCTGTAGTAATAGAAGCAGTAGACAGAGAAGAAAAGATTAAAAAATTAATCCCTGAGATAGAAAAACATATCCAAAAAGGCCTTATAACCCTTGAAAAAGTCCATGTTATTAAATATGTATATGATAAGTCATAA
- the crcB gene encoding fluoride efflux transporter CrcB, translating into MQYLAIMIGGALGALFRFLVSSFVNKYSGLEFPAGTLVVNVIGSFVLVFFTVITLEKLSIDPLWRMFFAVGFLGAFTTFSTFSYETIALMQDGEYLKSIMNILLNNGLSLAAGIGGLILAKSLS; encoded by the coding sequence ATGCAATATCTGGCTATCATGATCGGAGGGGCTCTTGGAGCCCTTTTTAGATTTCTTGTCTCATCCTTTGTAAATAAATATTCAGGACTTGAATTCCCTGCAGGAACTCTGGTTGTAAATGTAATAGGTTCTTTTGTTCTTGTATTTTTTACAGTGATAACCCTTGAAAAGCTGAGTATAGATCCATTATGGAGGATGTTTTTTGCAGTGGGATTTTTGGGAGCATTTACAACATTTTCAACTTTTTCTTATGAAACTATAGCCTTAATGCAGGATGGAGAATATCTTAAAAGTATAATGAATATACTGTTAAATAATGGATTATCTCTCGCTGCCGGCATAGGCGGTCTAATTCTGGCAAAAAGTTTGTCCTGA
- the fbp gene encoding class 1 fructose-bisphosphatase, which produces MAQIGIDLNRFILEEERKFPKASGSLSMALMAIEAAAKIIASHVRMAGLADVLGKAGKVNVQGEEVQKLDELSNEILINHLSDCGQFYALASEELDEPIFPSKGVDGKYVISFDPLDGSSNIDVNVSIGTIFSIHKKITGTIDDFLQEGYKQVAAGYIIYGSSTMFVLTTGNGVNGFTLDPSVGMFLLSHPDMKIPEKGKIYSINEANAKKWTQPKLIDYIETLKEEGYTTRYIGSMVADVHRTLIKGGIFGYPADKKNTNGKLRLLYEASPMAFIIEQAGGKATNGEIDILQVKPTDIHQRTPVFLGSKKEINQLLEFIK; this is translated from the coding sequence ATGGCACAGATAGGAATTGATTTAAACAGATTTATTTTAGAGGAAGAAAGAAAGTTTCCTAAAGCATCTGGTTCATTATCTATGGCTCTCATGGCAATTGAAGCAGCTGCCAAGATAATAGCTTCCCATGTAAGAATGGCAGGACTGGCTGATGTTCTCGGCAAGGCTGGAAAAGTTAATGTGCAGGGTGAAGAAGTTCAGAAACTTGATGAGCTTTCCAATGAAATACTGATTAATCACTTATCTGATTGTGGGCAATTTTATGCCCTTGCTTCAGAGGAATTAGATGAGCCTATTTTCCCTTCAAAAGGAGTGGATGGAAAGTATGTTATTTCCTTTGACCCATTAGATGGTTCTTCAAACATAGATGTTAACGTTAGTATCGGAACAATCTTTTCCATCCACAAGAAAATAACAGGAACAATTGATGATTTTCTACAAGAAGGTTATAAACAGGTTGCGGCAGGATATATTATTTATGGTTCTTCCACAATGTTTGTCCTGACTACAGGAAATGGGGTTAACGGATTTACATTAGACCCTTCTGTTGGTATGTTTTTACTCTCCCATCCAGATATGAAAATTCCAGAAAAGGGAAAAATCTATTCTATAAATGAGGCAAATGCTAAAAAATGGACACAGCCTAAACTCATTGATTACATAGAAACTCTGAAGGAAGAAGGATACACAACCAGATATATAGGCTCAATGGTTGCCGATGTCCACAGAACACTGATAAAAGGTGGAATATTCGGATATCCTGCAGACAAGAAAAATACAAACGGAAAACTAAGACTTCTTTATGAAGCTTCTCCAATGGCATTTATAATTGAGCAGGCCGGAGGAAAAGCCACTAACGGCGAGATTGATATCCTTCAGGTAAAACCTACAGATATTCATCAGAGAACACCTGTTTTCCTTGGAAGTAAAAAAGAAATCAATCAATTACTGGAGTTTATCAAATAA
- a CDS encoding type II toxin-antitoxin system VapC family toxin, with product MRYLLDTHVFLWACIEPERLSSNSKDIIKNPQNMLFLSSASIWEISIKMKIGKLKILDKNLDFKTFVEKSIKALDLKEISVLNKHIFSLHLLPDIHKDPFDRILIAHINSTSKKRGFNTYYQ from the coding sequence TTGAGATATCTTTTAGATACCCATGTATTTTTATGGGCATGTATCGAACCTGAGAGATTATCCTCGAATTCTAAAGATATCATTAAAAATCCTCAAAATATGCTTTTTCTAAGCAGTGCTTCAATTTGGGAAATTTCCATCAAAATGAAGATAGGAAAACTAAAAATATTAGATAAAAACTTAGATTTTAAAACCTTTGTTGAAAAATCTATCAAAGCATTAGATTTAAAAGAAATATCTGTTTTAAACAAACATATTTTCTCTTTACACCTTCTCCCTGATATCCATAAAGACCCTTTTGACAGAATATTAATAGCACATATTAATAGCACAAGCAAAAAGCGAGGATTTAATACTTATTACCAATGA
- a CDS encoding type II toxin-antitoxin system prevent-host-death family antitoxin, with amino-acid sequence MKVIDVKEAKENLEKILEEVEKGEKVILKSKNKEFVIYPKSKRKLGIFKNKVQIEPDIDKPLPKEIIEDFYN; translated from the coding sequence ATGAAGGTCATAGATGTAAAAGAAGCAAAAGAAAACTTGGAAAAAATATTGGAAGAAGTAGAAAAAGGAGAAAAAGTTATCTTAAAAAGTAAGAATAAAGAGTTTGTGATTTATCCTAAATCAAAAAGAAAATTGGGAATTTTCAAGAATAAAGTTCAGATAGAACCTGATATAGATAAACCTCTTCCAAAAGAAATTATAGAGGATTTTTATAATTGA